One genomic segment of Hordeum vulgare subsp. vulgare chromosome 2H, MorexV3_pseudomolecules_assembly, whole genome shotgun sequence includes these proteins:
- the LOC123426837 gene encoding uncharacterized protein LOC123426837 has product MASSSGVGGGGADGGVGDGPTTLDELYHINVVPAELHFKFRKELQGLRVGLNFEFYNLEVNDFEAKVVVKPLDFDRKWKFQYKPISGDIQLLSKKIPVTKYLNLQVGIGHNFQLKATGWKWKLTTCLGGDGVSHIRNKSKLNLFPGFDLRLGWKAEYVLPEIHGAVGTGEPAFSMNYGRLQASIDRVEAIVTQSDRY; this is encoded by the exons atggcgtcgagctcgggcgtcggcggcggaggggcggACGGGGGCGTCGGGGATGGACCGACGACGCTGGATGAGCTGTACCACATCAACGTCGTGCCGGCCGAGCTGCACTTCAAGTTCCGCAAGGAGCTCCAGGGCCTCCGCGTCGGCCTCAACTTCGAG TTCTACAATCTAGAGGTGAATGATTTTGAGGCAAAGGTAGTTGTGAAGCCCCTGGACTTCGACCGGAAGTGGAAGTTCCAGTACAAGCCCATCAGCGGTGACATACAGCTGCTTTCCAAGAAGATTCCAGTTACAAAGTACCTCAACCTTCAG GTCGGCATTGGTCACAATTTCCAACTGAAGGCGACTGGATGGAAGTGGAAGCTCACTACTTGCTTGGGGGGAGATGGTGTTTCTCACATAAGAAACAAATCAAAACTCAACCTGTTTCCAGGGTTTGATCTGAGGCTCGGTTGGAAAGCTGAATATGTGCTTCCTGAGATTCATGG GGCTGTTGGGACAGGAGAACCTGCGTTCAGTATGAACTATGGACGATTGCAAGCATCCATAGACCGTGTCGAGGCTATTGTGACCCAATCAGATCGGTACTGA
- the LOC123426838 gene encoding probable signal peptidase complex subunit 2 produces the protein MASDGAVATPAKVTPKKANLLDPHSIKHLLDETVSEVVKAKGYAENTRLGNWKLLIGTVVIAIALLAQFYPKKFPQNREFLLGCIALYVVMNVVLLILSYTKEKDAIIFTHPPAGSFNNTGLVISSKLPRFSDMYNLSIASADPESISAHKPVHFTKSVTKWFTKEGVLVEGLFWKDVERLIDDYNNERKSK, from the exons ATGGCAAGCGACGGCGCGGTGGCCACGCCGGCGAAGGTGACCCCGAAGAAGGCCAACCTCCTTGACCCCCACTCCATCAAACACCTCCTCGACGAGACCGTCTCCGAG GTCGTGAAGGCCAAGGGCTATGCGGAGAACACGCGGCTGGGCAACTGGAAGCTCCTCATCGGGACGGTCGTGATCGCCATCGCGCTCCTCGCGCAGTTCTACCCGAAGAAGTTCCCGCAGAACCGCGAGTTCCTGCTCGGCTGCATCGCGCT GTATGTGGTGATGAATGTGGTGCTGCTGATCCTCAGCTACACCAAGGAGAAGGATGCCATCATCTTCACCCACCCTCCTGCT GGTTCTTTCAATAACACTGGCCTGGTTATATCTTCAAAGTTACCAAGATTCTCGGACATGTACAATCTTTCAATAGCCAGCGCGGATCCAGAGTCTATCTCTGCTCACAAGCCCGTCCACTTCACTAAGAGTGTTACAAAATG GTTTACGAAGGAAGGTGTTCTTGTGGAGGGCCTGTTCTGGAAGGACGTTGAGAGACtgattgatgactacaacaatgaGCGCAAGAGCAAATGA